A region of the Montipora foliosa isolate CH-2021 chromosome 8, ASM3666993v2, whole genome shotgun sequence genome:
agccttgtaacTCCAGGCATTAAAGTGGTCTTCATCTAGAAACTGGCTGGTTATAGCGGAAGTTCCTATATTTAACCATCACTCGGCAATGTAGCTGTTAAAATAATGAAGCATTTATGCAACACAGTTTAATGTCACATTTCATGTGCCAAATCTGCTGAGCGGGAGTTCCTTTTTCCTGACTGCACAAAAACTTAGCGTAAAGAATATCTCAGACATAATCTGTTACCTTTGCTTTCACAAATACAAATGGTCTGATTTTGTAAGATTTTTTATTAGGCCAGTAAACTAAGGTCCTGCATCATAACCTTAAGTTTGTAAATAACCCTAGGTATGAGACAATAATAGTTATTGTAAGAATCCTCTTCATAATAGCGGGCGAAGCAGGTCTTTCAGTACCAATGAGTTTTTGCATTCCAGCAGTGCCAAAGTCAGGGCGAAAACAAAGTTTGCAGGACAACAGATGAgcataaagaaaacttaagAGCGTGCCTAGCCGAATGTTAATTGCGGCTTTGTTACTATTGTTGCCATTTCCGGGACAaaaattttcatacatgtattttcaatcatcttagtttttctaaaaattgtcaggataattgtgatgtttcagaagttgcttcaaaattattgataatgctatttctttctatcaactcaaaatcaaggagagcttccgtATGGAGTGCtcgaaacccgaactcaacaaacaaacaagttgatgtcagtttagcattaacacttttaaacttttactgTTATTTCAGTTGTATCATctgtaatattgttggttcgtttgaattttatctacatgtacttgtaacgagcatttaatctacaaataatcattgtattgatagttatatattaattgtatacgaattatcttgtaaaaatttcaatgatcagccttctcaaaatgtttttggggAGCAGGTTATAAGGAAAGTGGAGACGGTTTTGGTGCCAAAGCCACCCAAGCGAGGCGAGGGgccactgaaaaacgcagactgcagattgTGTAGACCGTCTGTAAAAGTTTTAAAGTGCCTCTGatgtaaaaaatatctttttcttattttgaagacctttcaaaatgatgaagaatggtgttttctattttggaattccttctttcgttccagagatattcaagttgtTGTTAAAAATTGGTGATGTCacaaacattgcaaaatgaCTGTAATgaatcacaaaattgagaatatctccgAAAATATTGGAGTAATGATATTCACACTTGCCACCAGTAATGTACATTAGATAAGGCACAAAGTGACACACATTAAGATGTCCCTAGTCCCTTTCTGCAATGAAGCAAATTTCTTGGATTTTGAACAGATAAGTACAGGCAGATGGTCAGACTTGAAATGCATGTGCTGCCCATAGTGTTTACATCTCTGTATAAGCTTACTGACAGTGGACATGCCTTGTTGTGACAATAAAGGAGAAAATCAATCTTGAGTTAAATAGACGCTGCAGCAAAAATGGTGGCCATGGCAACAGCAAGAGGGTATCATTTTTTTGTGTTACTTGATGTAGATTACTGTTGCCAAATTTGATAATTTCAATTTTGTGATTCATTAGAGTCATTTGCAATTTTTGTGAtgtcattttttaaacaaaaaacttGAACATCTGTGGAACGAAAGGAGGTATTCCAAAAAAGATAttaaacaccattcttcatcatatTGATAGGTCtttaaagtaagcaaaagatatttcCCACTTCAAAGCCCCTTtaatgtgaaaatagtttacttttctttttgacATGTCAACACCAACAGtttaggtccactcaaaaaccctTTAAAGGGTTaacctattcttggttttcactcacgtgatcaacacgcagccatgtttttcaccaaaaacaaaagaaaacgtttgcataatgacagagttcaattcccggaggattgggtcAGGACACCAACATGCCtccatttctttgtttggggAGACCAACATGACCGTGGCCGTCACACCacgtgaaacccaagaattccCTCCTGAGATTGAGAATtatagatttcactctgtcttaatgccagacaattttactcgccTTTTGGGGCTGCTTTTGGTGGATGTTAATGGGTTAAGGgacattttaattatttacaaCGATGGCCAGGTCGGGAAAAAACTGAATGGgctttgaaaaattttctttctgtgGAAATCGGccttgtgttattttcttaaaaaaattgaccagattttaaaaaaatgttgactTAATCCTAAAACTGGGGAGGAAATGGGATAGTTATTTGTTGAGAACAGCACGTGGAACCAGTGTAATTGtataaaaattgaaattcagCCAATAAATTGTGTCCTGAAAGGGTTGTCACATCAACAGAACACCGTCGCAGTTATCATCATTGCTAAGATCATCATCAATCAACATTTATTATTAATGTCGCTAATTTATCCTTTGGCCCCTAAGGGGTTCCTATTGATGAGCAAAATCacctggcgttagacagagtaaaatctctaaGTGGCCGGTTTAGtagggaaagggttaaatttATGCTacttcaaacttttttttttcctagtgGCTGGTCAAGAAAGCAGTtgagagaaaagaagaaatggGCGACTACATTCGAGAGTTTTCTGTGTCTCAGCTAGTTTAACAAGCACCACTCAACACCTAAGGTATTTGATGGGCTGTTTGCAATGTCTCCTTTTTCTGTATGCTGTTTTCTTGTATCAATGTTTAAAAGGTGAATAGAACTTTTGCTTTGTCATACACATCATTGCGATAAATATTATCATTATGTCTGATTATGTCAACCTTTTTCTTGCATTTGAACATAAATTAAGCATGCAGTTAATCGAAGATGGAGTTCTCATTTGCTCAACAGCTAATTGTCAACATGACACATGAAAATTATTATTGTGTTATTGTCTTCATGAAAATTCTCTTTAGGATAATGAATTTTTAACAAGGAAGCCAAAGTGTGTAAGTGGAATGGAAATTCTAAAGGTACGTAGATGTCTATGTAGActttatgcgccgatcaacgtGAAACTTCAACCTTCCTCCCACCCCTCCACCCCAGGGCAAAGCCcaggcatttgaacttttgaagattggatcgttcaaattgccaccccctcgggccaaaatggtgttcaaatgccctaccctattgTTGGATTTccctgtcataccctactaaagaacaatcatTGTCGGCTCCTGTCCTAACACATGTTTTGTGactcttaaccctttaactcccaatagtgccacttatggATTTACTCTGTCTtaggccagacgattttactcgtcaatggggaactccacgggggtgaaagggttaacaacagctagattcactcaaaaactatgtccccataaATATGATATGATGCCGTTTTTACCAGACTTGAGCTAccacaaaaacacaactttaataaaTTGAAACTAATAAAAGTGACTTGAAAtttgaattaattaagtcgGACAATTTCAATAAGCATGCAAGTATAAGCTGCTCTATAACTCCCAAACACGGCAAAGATTGTTTAACGAGGGAACTGTATAGTTATCAACAACAGGGCCtagagtgtttattttaaattgttcagtgttGGTTAATTACCTCTAACAGAAAGATACAACTTTcagagctttaacaatgaaatgagGGGTGTGGAAACTTTAATACCATATTGTACTTACTCTTGGCCAGACTATAGTATGACAAAGACGAATTACGCAGCCAACAATGAACATTCCTTTgaagacaacttttgaagaacttttttgtaagccaatcgctcacaaatacTACTCTTCTATCTCGTCCAAGCatgtgttttatagctgttagcgactccggcacctgaaaaaaaaaaccggttcAATTTTCCACACCCCACGCTCAAAAGATAGTCAATTGGCCAGGCTTTGCTGATTGCtgcatcaataataataataataataataataataataataataataataaataaatgtaataataataataataatattattattattattacattttaaTTGTAGGTGTTTTGAAATGACTGTTTTGTTAGTTTCCTATTCATGcaattattaatattatgaAAAGCCCCTCTCTTTCCAATCATCACAGACTTGTTTTGACCTATGTTATCCAGTACCGGTACATCATAATGAAGACTGAGGCATTTGGTTGTTGGGTAGTTTAAAGCAAGCTGAAAAATGTCCTCAGGCTGTGGCCATGAGGTTTTTACATTTGAGCAGAGTTTCAGTCCATCTTAATCTGACTGGGAacatttatctccaagtgctttggttttcatccaccatcaaaacattaatttttaacattAATTATAAGTAACTCAGAGCTACCGGCAATTACATATGACTGTGGTTCTATGGTTTGAGATCAGGCAAACAAATGACTTCAAACTTAAGCATAAGCACTATTTTTTAAAACTGCTCTGACACATGGGCTAATAAATTGACTGGAGTATTGCAGgtgaaaataattgaaaaacgtCATTTGAAACTTGTGTCATTGTGTAgtgaaatgaaattaatgaGTAAACAAGACTGGACCTACATTAACCAGCAAATTCACTGACCATGTGCCCGGGCCTaggtacatatacatgtactaaGAAATACTTTGACAAAGGAGGCAAAAGAAAAACTTTTGAGGTAATATGCATTGTTTACGgtgatttaatttttaaacatAGATAACTTATAATTCTTGAGGGTCAAGAGTCAGATGTAACGTGCTTCGCCACGTTGGGCACCCGACTTGTTTTCCGTGTTTTGGCCTACAAGTTAGTAGTGTGTTGGTTATTGTTGGTGACATCTGGGCAAACACATCAGGCAATGAATTGAATTTATAGCATGAGATTTCTTACCATTACCTACATGTATCATTCACACATGTTCATAATTCACCTTTTGTCCCAGGAAACCTACAAACATGTCAAAGGTACCGCAAACCAAAATCTCTAAAAGTGATGAAAAAGCAAGAGTTCGAACAACACTACTGGAGTATGGTTGGTAAGCACACAAGCAAACACAAAAACTCTTTTATCAGCATCAGGGATTGAGACGTATCCTAAATGTTTGGGTTCAAGGAGCAGCATCACACTATTTTAGTCAAACCTCAAATCACTAAAAGACGTTCTTGCATCAGTGAAAACCAAAAACATTATGGTGTatttttgttgccaatgaccattgaagtgcactgaagctattcttgtttgttttacggccaaggatggagaagatggaaatggattgaaactgaaaaaactggccatgacgtgcagttctttcaagttttaccttcagaaagacaccaaaaattaaatacgaatacatagctctttgtgccataactATATTtgatatcttgtcagtgggttgtcaggatagttgtacatgtatgtgtgagCTTAAGTTCTAATTTAATTATAGgtttttacccatttttgacctaaaaacagcaaattaagcATGATAGTGCCCCTTTAATGCCTACCAGCTCTTCAAAGGGGCTGTCATGGCACTGCAGTTTATTTTGTGCAGTTTAAccattttgtgtagttttaacAATTACTCACCGGCCCCTACTTGCTATGCAACTTAATGTTACCCCAGAAAGTACTTTTCTTTTATACAACACAGATCAAAACTTTGTGgtaaaaaaatgtctgtcgagTATACAgaatttaagttacaaacaacggagataaacttttaaaaactgttatgctgaacagttttcaaaaatcccaatcaaaatccattttaatcttctccaATTTTGCCCATCCCGGGGctgcctccttttgtatttgctgttttattcaaaccttgcTTCAATGCtttaagtagttatttttaTGTTTGGTTTGATTTGGTTTCCAACTCTCAGTGAAGGGACTGGTTTACATAAataaaccttaaaaccttcaaacgGGAGAAcgatgttgtcgcaatcgatggtGAACTGACTGTGACAGTCCACAATCTTTTGTCACGGTTTTcacttcgcacgggttcgcaaattagttgcatGTAATTTAatcaaaagatttgattggttatcttctcaaaaaagggtgtgttttgtgcaccgtcaaggccaaaaatacagacaaaaacatgaaacaagaagacttgtcgagtttcataaccatctcaaTGCATTAACTATGCTTTGGTAACACAGCTCCGTTAAATTAAACTTTTCATCAACAATTTTTAAATTGAGTTCAAGTCAACAGATCACACATTCACATTACAAAGGTGATCTCCTCTTCAGGCGGtgcaaaggtatttttgcgcggtttgctgaatgtgcgggaaaagcagatcttaacaagtgtttttgaaatccaaaaagaaaattgggggtaaccacgcatttttcgaagataatttatcaacaatgtttataaaaagctttaaaatacaaaacaatgtatggcgttctttttcaaattgaagcttaattatctctgaaaaatgccgggttacccccagtttcctttttggataccgacaTCACttactaagttctgctttttccgcatagttttgaaccgcgcaaaaatatccctgtattaataatcACCAGCCATctgaaatccgagtatctcgagatgcgcagaacgtatgcgcaataacaatagtaggcaccgtccttaacctgACGACACGCAGTCCAACGTTTAAATGTTggtcaacaaatgttgaactgtGTATCGTATACATGTTATGTTGGATGCTAAAGCAAGCCATTCAACAGACTGAAATTTGTTGAAAAAAGTTTGATGGAAATAGAGATGAGCTATGTTCTGTTCAACAGGTTTCCATTTCTTGAACATCATTCATCAAGttattgtttttcagtttctAGAAGCAGACAACACACgtttcaacatttgttgcaCAACGTGTCGTCATCTTTAAAGCAACTACAATACACAGTTTGCAACCAATCTTTAGAGACTCggataacaataatattatttatttaatgtgcaataattatttctggtggacaaacaagaGGAGACAGTGAGAGATCTTTTGGTTTTGCCAACCAATGTGGCAGCAATGATGTTACATGAAAACCACCCATACAATATGACAATGATTATTCATTTTACTATGATGTGCGGAGTGGGCATCCATTTTCCTCAGGAACATGGGTCATAATAGAGGTGCTCTTTCCACTTTGATTGAATGTCACTGATCTTGAACTCTTTGTGATGATCTAAAGCCAATTGAAACAATATTACTGTTTtaagttttttgtttaaaatcaTCTGTGGCTACACAATCACATGCAATAACTTCCAAAGTAGGAACCCATTCTTTCTCTTTTCCATTGGTTTTTTTATTTacctgtgctaaatttgtattGTTAAAATTCCACAGGCAGTATGGATTTAGCAAAGAGCAGAGAGACAAAGTAAGTCAATAATTAAGAGACAATCATGATTTTCTTAACGAACGATCTTCACAGTTGGAAAAATGGCCGGGTTGAAATAGGATTTAAGCTGATGACCATGTGATTGTGCTGCAAATGGCTCTACAGATCAACCGGGGAGTCAAGCAACCTGGGAGCTGCTCAGTTGCAAGTGTAGAATAGAACCCATAGGCAGTGAAAGTAGGATGGAGGATAAATGAAAACTGAAGCGGTAGTCATTGTACTAGTCTCTGTATTCTCTCTGTTGCAGCCAGTAGAGATATTTGATGATCAGTGACGAGaatgtatacatgtaaatgccaTTGTTATTACTTCCTTTTTCATTAAGAAAAGAAgcaaactgagaaaaaaaaggctGCGGTGGCTGCCATCCCTGGAAGAATGAAGTCAGAATCGGCAAGTGAAGAAGATGAATATGTGGTGGAGCAGCTAGGTATTGTACTCGTGTAAAATGCTGACAGCTAGGGTTGCATATGGTTGCTAGTAGTTTAAGTCCGTCTCTGGTGGATACTCTAGCTCGATCTACCACCGAACAGAGACACTTCACAACTACATGTGCTCCTCCGATCTAAATCACTGTGACATGTGACACGTGTTTTGCACACCGctactttttgtattttataAAGAACAATTGTTACATTTAGTGTTatcttgatttgaaaaaaatccaatTGCTTGAAATTTCATAATGTAGCCGTACTGAAGTTTTAGTTTATTCCCAAACAATATGTtgtcatatttttgtttgttccaGAAACGtctaaaatcattgctgaaggGAATTTCTGTTATGAAAGGAAAAGAGGCAAGGCAGTGAGGGGATTCATTTGTGTAGATAACGATCATTTTCTGTGAACAATAATCAAATGATTAGCgatattatttattttcagGGTGCACTATCATCCAGTACAGTTGGATCAATAGTTGGACTTCAATCGGAGGAAATCTCACAGATTGCATCTGAGTATGCTGAACGGGTATGTATAGAACATGGTGGTAATTTTGCTCGAAGGACTGACAGATTTTCTAGGGGTTTTCTGATGAACATAGGTTGCCTAAATAATATGCTTGGTAGAAATGTGAACTTTCTCTGGAATTGCCACATTCGAAAACAACGTTTTTACTTTCGAAAGTGTTGAGCTTTATTGTGGGTATGTTTTCTTCAAAAGTTGACCTTTTACAAACACTTTACACaaaaggattacgtttttttgcaaatgttggccgtgaagcacttatatttgaacagacttaactgattagagtgtcaggtgaagtgctaagtttctgtCCCATGTGggccatgtgagtgttagcactactaatggaaatgggcccacacaaggacagagaaaaactctgaccagggtgggaattgaacccacgaccttcaggttagatcaccgctgctttaccgactgagctacaaggacagacgggagcaggccgtgggaactgacgatcttaaagtcacggcaatgaacagaTGGtcaccagctcccaatgtcagtggcttcatagctcagttggtaagagcgtcgcaccggtatcgcgaggtcacgggttcaaactccgttgaaatcctgaattttcaggcttctttacgcaattgcaaaaattgcgttcttaactgcgaggatcatagcttcatttgatactctaatcagttaagtctgttgaaatataagtgcttcacggccatcgttttgcaaaaacgtaacccttccttgtatttTTACAGCAAGCCGAGTTGCAGGAGAATTTGGAGGTTCGAGGGGAAAGGACTGGAGGAGAGCAGACACACAAGGGAATGGTGGCTTCTCTGGAAAAACAAATTGCTGTACAGGAGAAAAAGCTAGAACAAGTACGTTGACTACGCTGTGTTTAACTCTGCGGTCCTCTTGGTAGGTTCTTCGTCAGATGATCAGTTTTAACCTAAAACGTTAATCGATCGTGGGGCAAACTCGAGCCACTTTGGAAGCGATCATTGACCTTAGATATCTACAATCTTTttagaaattaaaatgtttatCCATCGTGGGGCGAACCACCCTAATTCTGTGAAAGTACAACCATTCATGTGTATTTAAGACCCCGTTTACAAATTTTTGCACGGGACAAAAACTTGCAC
Encoded here:
- the LOC138012963 gene encoding coiled-coil domain-containing protein 93-like — protein: MSKVPQTKISKSDEKARVRTTLLEYGWQYGFSKEQRDKKQTEKKKAAVAAIPGRMKSESASEEDEYVVEQLETSKIIAEGNFCYGRKRGCTIIQYSWISIWTSIGGNLADCV